CCTTTGTCAAGAAGTTTATTCTGTAAAATAACTAAAGCTATTTTTAATAAAAAACTTTTTTAAAGACAATTTAATTTTTATTTTTACAATATTTACTTTTATTAATATAATATGTATCAGATTTAAACTTTTATTAGATTAAAATTTTTTTATTTTTTTCCTCTATTTACAAAAAAATTAAATTAAGATTATATTTTCAAAAGACTGCTTAAATCAAATTAATGTACTGCACCCAAAATCTTAGACAACTAAGATGGAGGGTGTAGTTTTTTTATGGCTAAATTAACAAATGAACAACGAATTGAAATTTATGAAAGAAGATTAAAAGGAGAAACACTAAGCTCATTAGCTTTGGAATTTAATATAAATATTAACAGGTTAAAATATTTAGTTAGACTTCTAAAAAAGCATGGATATAATATTCTTAGAACTGACAAAAATAGATACTATTCTAAAGAATTTAAAGAATTAATAATTAATAGAGTTTTAGTGAATAAAGAATCTATAGTATCAGTAGCGATTGATATTGGACTTAGTTCAGAAGGAATTTTAATAAATTGGATTAAAAAATATAAAGAAAACTGCTATAATGTCATAGAAAATAAAAAAGGGAGAATACCAAAAACTATGACTAAAATAAAAAAATCTAAAAAAACATTGACTAAAGAAGATAAAATTAAAGAATTAGAAAATAAAATTTTGTATTTAGAAGCTGAAAATGAATATTTAAAAAAGTTAAATGCTCTGGTTCAGGAAGAAGAATTAGCAAAGAGCAAAGAGTCAGAGTAATAACTGAACTTAGAGCTAAATATCCTTTAAAAATATTACTTAAAATATCTGGTATAGCAAGAGCAACATACTATTTTTATACAAATAAACAAGATAAAGATTTAAAAAATCAAGATATTATCGAGAAAATCAAAGAAATATTTTACGCGAATAAAAAGAGATATGGATATCGCAGAATTACATTAGAGCTTAAAAATCAAGGAATAAATATTAATCATAAAAAAGTATTAAGACTTATGAATAAATTGAATTTACAAAGTATTACACACAAAAGAAAGAGAAAATATTCTTCTTATCAAGGAACTATTGGTAAAATCGCTGACAATCATATTAAACGAAATTTTGAAGCAAATAGACCAAATGAAAAATGGTTTACAGATGTAACAGAATTTAATTTAAGAGGAAGTAAACTGTATTTATCGCCAATATTAGACGCATATGGAAGATATATAGTTTCATATAATTTATCATTATCACCAAATTTAAATCAAATAATAGATATGCTAGAAAGAGCATTTAGTGTTAATACTGATGTAAATAATTTAACGCTTCATAGTGATCAAGGTTGGCAATATCAACATAGTTTCTATAGTAAAAGATTAGAAGAAAAAAATATTATTCAAAGTATGTCAAGAAAAGGAAATAGTTTAGACAATGGATTAATGGAAGGTTTCTTTGGAATAATAAAAACAGAAATGTTTTATGGACAAGAAAAGAATTACAGAAATATAGAAGAACTAAAGCTAGCAATAGAAGAATATATAGATTATTACAACAACAAAAGAATTAAAGTAAAATTAAAAGGATTAACCCCTGCATCATACAGGAATCAATCCTTGTTAATCAACAATTAAAATATGTATCTAAGAAAATGGGTTCACTACATAACCTTCAACTATAGCAGTCTTTTGCTTTCTATCTATTCTACAACATCTAAATTATATAGATTATGCATTGTTGTTGGGTCATATTTAAAACCTTTAACTCTCTTATTAATTCCTATATTTTCATTTTTATAAATTAAAACAATTAAAGGTGATTCCTCTTGTAAAATCATTTGAGCTTTTTTGTAATGTTCTTTTCTTTCCTCAACATTAACACTTTCTCTTCCTAATTCAACTTCTTTATCAAACTCTTTATTAGTATAGAATGCTCTATTTCCTGCTCCACCATGAGAACTACTATGTAATAATGGATATAGTACAATGTCAGCATCAGAAGTTCCTGATACCCAACCACCTATATATGCTGTATGCTCTCCTTGGGCAGTTTTTTGAATATAAGCTCCCCACTCAAGAGTTTCTATTTTCATATCTATTCCTATATCTTTCAAGTTAGCTTGAATAATTTGAGCAAGTTGTAATCTTATAGCACTATCATTACAATATAAAGTAAAATTAGGATTTTTTACCCCTGATTTAGCAATTAACTCCTTAGCTTTTTCAGGGTTATACTCATAACCTGGTACTTCTTTAGAAAATCCAAAAACATTGGGATTTACTATTGATGTTGCAGGTTGTGCCATTCCCATAAATACAGAATCTGCCATTCCTTGTTTATTTAAAGCATAGTTAATAGCTATTCTATAATCTTTATTATCAAAAGGTGGTTTTGTTGTATTTAAAGTGATATACTCTGTTGATGTTGTCGGTTTAGATATCAACTCCAACTTCTCATTTTTATTTACTATTTCAGAATCTATTGGAGATACACTTAAAGCAATATCTATCTCCCCTGTTTCAAGAGCTGCCAATCTACTACTTGCCTCAGTTATAGATCTTATAATAAGTTTATCAATTTTTGGTCTACCTTCAAAATAGT
This DNA window, taken from uncultured Fusobacterium sp., encodes the following:
- a CDS encoding IS3 family transposase (programmed frameshift), producing the protein MAKLTNEQRIEIYERRLKGETLSSLALEFNININRLKYLVRLLKKHGYNILRTDKNRYYSKEFKELIINRVLVNKESIVSVAIDIGLSSEGILINWIKKYKENCYNVIENKKGRIPKTMTKIKKSKKTLTKEDKIKELENKILYLEAENEYLKKLNALVQEEELGKEQRVRVITELRAKYPLKILLKISGIARATYYFYTNKQDKDLKNQDIIEKIKEIFYANKKRYGYRRITLELKNQGININHKKVLRLMNKLNLQSITHKRKRKYSSYQGTIGKIADNHIKRNFEANRPNEKWFTDVTEFNLRGSKLYLSPILDAYGRYIVSYNLSLSPNLNQIIDMLERAFSVNTDVNNLTLHSDQGWQYQHSFYSKRLEEKNIIQSMSRKGNSLDNGLMEGFFGIIKTEMFYGQEKNYRNIEELKLAIEEYIDYYNNKRIKVKLKGLTPASYRNQSLLINN
- a CDS encoding ABC transporter substrate-binding protein; the encoded protein is MRKIAIALATAFLLVGCSSEKTEEKANLTKEKTVVVSQGSKPKTLDPNMYNEVPALFVTEQIFNTLFKIDDNGNIVPELAESYEYLSPTELVIKIKKGVKFHNGDTLTVNDVVFSINRMLEKPASRIMIEVIDKVEVIDDSAIKLVLKNSSAPLLFSLAHPLTAILNEKDTKAKNDMISIEPMGTGPYKFVGWGDGEKIELVAFDDYFEGRPKIDKLIIRSITEASSRLAALETGEIDIALSVSPIDSEIVNKNEKLELISKPTTSTEYITLNTTKPPFDNKDYRIAINYALNKQGMADSVFMGMAQPATSIVNPNVFGFSKEVPGYEYNPEKAKELIAKSGVKNPNFTLYCNDSAIRLQLAQIIQANLKDIGIDMKIETLEWGAYIQKTAQGEHTAYIGGWVSGTSDADIVLYPLLHSSSHGGAGNRAFYTNKEFDKEVELGRESVNVEERKEHYKKAQMILQEESPLIVLIYKNENIGINKRVKGFKYDPTTMHNLYNLDVVE